In one window of Littorina saxatilis isolate snail1 linkage group LG11, US_GU_Lsax_2.0, whole genome shotgun sequence DNA:
- the LOC138980758 gene encoding uncharacterized protein, with the protein MTTLDRDQTITGQSEETDISATDQQTMARLDRDQTIRGQSEETDISATDQQTMARLDRDQTIRGQSEETDISATDQQTMARLDRDQTITGQSEETDISATDQQTMARLDRDQTITGQSEETDISATDQQTMARLDRDQTITGQSEETDISATDQQTMARLDRNQTITGQSEETDISATDQQTMARLDRDQTITGQSEETDISATDQQTMATLDRDQTITGQSEETDISATDQQTMARLDRDQTIRGQSEETDISATDQQTMARLDRNQTITGQSEETDISATDQQTMARLDRDQTITGQSEETDISATDQQTMARLDRDQTIRGQSEETDISATDQQTMARLDRDQTITGQSEETDISATDQQTMARLDRDQTITGQSEETDISATDQQTMARLDRDQTITGQSE; encoded by the coding sequence ATGACCACACTGGACAGAGACCAGACGATTACAGGACAAAGCGAAGAAACAGATATCTCTGCTACAGACCAGCAAACAATGGCCAGACTGGACAGAGACCAGACGATTAGAGGACAAAGCGAAGAAACAGATATCTCTGCTACAGACCAGCAAACAATGGCCAGACTGGACAGAGACCAGACGATTAGAGGACAAAGCGAAGAAACAGATATCTCTGCTACAGACCAGCAAACAATGGCCAGACTGGACAGAGACCAGACGATCACAGGACAAAGCGAAGAAACAGATATCTCTGCTACAGACCAGCAAACAATGGCCAGACTGGACAGAGACCAGACGATTACAGGACAAAGCGAAGAAACAGATATCTCTGCTACAGACCAGCAAACAATGGCCAGACTGGACAGAGACCAGACGATTACAGGACAAAGCGAAGAAACAGATATCTCTGCTACAGACCAGCAAACAATGGCCAGACTGGACAGAAACCAGACGATCACAGGACAAAGCGAAGAAACAGATATCTCTGCTACAGACCAGCAAACAATGGCCAGACTGGACAGAGACCAGACGATTACAGGACAAAGCGAAGAAACAGATATCTCTGCTACAGACCAGCAAACAATGGCCACACTGGACAGAGACCAGACGATTACAGGACAAAGCGAAGAAACAGATATCTCTGCTACAGACCAGCAAACAATGGCCAGACTGGACAGAGACCAGACGATTAGAGGACAAAGCGAAGAAACAGATATCTCTGCTACAGACCAGCAAACAATGGCCAGACTGGACAGAAACCAGACGATCACAGGACAAAGCGAAGAAACAGATATCTCTGCTACAGACCAGCAAACAATGGCCAGACTGGACAGAGACCAGACGATTACAGGACAAAGCGAAGAAACAGATATCTCTGCTACAGACCAGCAAACAATGGCCAGACTGGACAGAGACCAGACGATTAGAGGACAAAGCGAAGAAACAGATATCTCTGCTACAGACCAGCAAACAATGGCCAGACTGGACAGAGACCAGACGATCACAGGACAAAGCGAAGAAACAGATATCTCTGCTACAGACCAGCAAACAATGGCCAGACTGGACAGAGACCAGACGATCACAGGACAAAGCGAAGAAACAGATATCTCTGCTACAGACCAGCAAACAATGGCCAGACTGGACAGAGACCAGACGATCACAGGACAAAGCGAATAA